One window of the Benincasa hispida cultivar B227 chromosome 3, ASM972705v1, whole genome shotgun sequence genome contains the following:
- the LOC120073085 gene encoding nucleolar protein 58-like, translating to MADQASNQPVSSSVPDQAAMREAAFLAASRRLTAQTQVFDEPPQLEEEKIAIIEREDIEIAVEEAREVEVALITPDVAMEEVAKEVLPKEAKKEELKAAEAEKNVEARLKKAAEAEKDAGVRLKKAVEAEKEDKRKKKSKGHKDGKMESSHQHKSRKNKEKKDDDEDGEAKKKRKEEKEERKLRQKEKRCLREEEKVK from the exons ATGGCCGATCAAGCTTCGAACCAACCCGTTTCATCTTCTGTCCCTGACCAAGcagccatgcgagaggcagcattcttGGCTGCTAGTCGCCGGCTTACCGCCCAAACCC AAGTATTTGATGAACCTCCACAATTGGAAGAAGAGAAGATTGCGATCATTGAACGAGAAGATATTGAGATCGCAGTTGAAGAGGCTAGAGAAGTCGAAGTTGCGTTAATAACTCCTGACGTTGCGATGGAGGAAGTCGCAAAGGAAGTGCTGCCAAAAGAGGCCAAGAAGGAAGAGTTGAAGGCTGCAGAGGCAGAGAAGAACGTCGAAGCTAGATTGAAGAAGGCTGCTGAGGCAGAGAAGGATGCCGGAGTTAGATTGAAGAAGGCAGTAGAGGCCGAGAAGGAAgacaagaggaagaagaagagtaaAGGGCATAAGGATGGGAAGATGGAGTCATCGCATCAACACAAGTCgagaaagaacaaagagaaaaaggatgatgaCGAAGATGGGGAAgccaagaagaagagaaaagaagagaaagaagagagaaaattgcGCCAGAAGGAGAAGAGGTGCttgagagaagaagagaaagtaAAGTAG